The Miscanthus floridulus cultivar M001 chromosome 6, ASM1932011v1, whole genome shotgun sequence genomic interval GCTACTGCAGAAATGATGTGGATTCAAAAGTTACTTGGAAAGTTAAAAATCCTACATCCTCCTATGGCTAGACTGTGGTGTGATAATATCGGTGCCAAGTATTTGTCAGCCAACCCTGAGTTTCATGCAAGGACTAAACACATTGAGATAGACTTCCACTTTGTTAGAGAACGAGTTGCACAAGGACTACTTGACATCAGATTCATTCCTTCGCCAGATCAGCTTGCAGATGGTTTCACAAAACCAGTCAGTCTTCCCAAGTTGATACAGTTTAGAAGCAATCTCAATCTTGTGGCAGGCTGAGATTGAGTGGGGGTGTTAAGATAAGGATATCTTAGAGGCTATGCGTCTAGCCAAGGTTTGTTACCTAGCGTGTAACTCAAGTAGATGGTTGTTAGGATATTGTTGTGATCCATATCTATTGTAACTTGATCTCTTATACAAGCCATGCCATGGGGTTATTTCTAGCTATATTAACATGCAACTGAGCCACCCCATTTTGACACTGGACTGATCAGGATTCAGGAGTGTCTAGCTCAATTGACTGAAGGTGCACCGTCACAAGATTAGAGCTACGGAATTAATTCAGGTCACTATATATATCTCTAATCTGTCAGCTAGTTATACATATATAGAACCAAATTACCAACATATAGTTTCTATATTTTTCCCCAACTTCATCGAGGGTATGGCATGTAGCTAAATACTTGGAGTATGTTCTAGCATCTAAATACTTTAGTGATATATCACTGAGAGTCTGAGATACACGCACCATCTACTCCCTCGGGAAATGGAGCAAatacattttctttttctttgttagGAGAGCCAACAATACAAATATTGTCAAAATTTGGTCTAATTTGACCCCTCCCCCCTCTTCCGGCCAAGAAAAGCATAACGCTCCAACCGGACAGAACGCAAGTAAATCCCCTTGGGTCAGAAATATCATGTCTTTTGACTAGCCGTCTTGTTGAAGATTCATTTGTTCTACGTTAAACTAAATTTATATGAATataagtatcaatatttatgatgctAGATAAATAAAGATTATTAGATTTATTTTttgaaatatattttttataataagtCCATTTGCGGTCATAAATGTTGATAATACTatttataaacttgatcaaatatAAGATACTTTCAATTATGACAAAACCAAAAATATTACTCTTCACAGAATGAAGGTGTTGTATAAAGCACCGAGACTAAAGCATTCTTTATTTgaaacgcaggaatttcacatgAACTTTACACAAATTTCACAGGTATTCTCTTAGTTTTTTTCATAGAGAAAAGTaggaaataagaaaaaaaaatcatatttaaAAGACCCTTAAAAGTACAATCCCTTATTTCAGCAGACAACGATTATTATTGCATCCATACTTCATCAGTACGGTAGGACACCTTTTCCATGTTTGCTTCGCTTGCCTGGCCAACAGTGCACTACAGATGCAATAACACCAGTCACCAGTGCAACAATTACCTGTCACAGGTACACACCGACTAGTAGCTGCTGTGTACACTGCCACTGCATGCTTCCTACGCCTACCACCATCATCATATCCTGGCTGGCTGCACCGCTGCAGGAGGAAGCAGAGTTGCCTGGGATTTGCATCTTGCCGGCGCAGATGAGGAGCACAGCAGGCTCAAGAGAGCGTAGACGTGCCAACAAAAGGGTAAGCAAGCAGCGAGACGAAGAGCGCCTTTTTCTGCCATGCGCCCACGGCAGGAGGGACAAGATCGAGGGGGAAAAAATACGTAGGTGAAGTGGTGTCCGCTGTGTCCCCTCCCTTCTCAGGAACGTTTCGGTCCTTTTTTCACCCAAACCCAACGGAGCGTGCAATCAACACGTTTGGCTGGCAATCGTGTGGAACTACGGCctgttcgcttcactgaaaaaataagccgaaatactgttccgacggatttgttgtgagagaaaaacacagttccggctgaaaaactaagctgaaaaagacggaattataagagaagcgtaACAAGGACCTACTTTTGGTTGGGCATCAGATGAATATCGTGCTCGAGGGCGAAAATGTCTAAATGGAGGGAGATTTCACATATATCGTATATATACGAAGAAACATTAATAATtactaaaaaaaaaagaaactgatCCATCGGAAAGAAGGCAATGAAAGAAAAATAGTATTGAAAAAAGAATTCCATGTCCTGCTAGTTTACATTAAAAAAAGAATTCCATGTTTATTTTGTTCAAAAGCTGGAAATCAGTTCCATGATTTCACCGAAAGACTGATTCAACAGGCCAAAGACTGATAAACATGCAATTCTCAAGAACATTGCAAGATTCCTAATAAGAAACATCATGAGCATGAAGCAATCTCTACTTCTCGTACAATcatcctgttcgcttgttggtttcagccagcccaaaccagccagccaacagtgtttttctctcacaataaaccagcaccagccagcccaaaccagcctagaaaccaatcagcgaacaggccgaatgcCTATTCCCTATAAAATTTGAGGCAAATCTCTTTTTTTTGTATTATAGAAAAGTGGATCCCAACTAATTTTCCACAGTGCAAATGTGTAAGGTGCACCCAGTTGACCAGTTCTCCCTTTCAGCTTCAGAAGAATCTGTCCTCCCATCCATCACGTTTTTTTTTTGGTTGTGAATTATGAATGATGTTTTCTTCATCAACGATATGCgaaacagcctgttcgcttgttggtttcagctagcccaaaccagccagcccaaaccagctagccaatagtgtttttctctcacaataaatcagcaccagctagcctaaaccagcccagaaatcaaccagcgaacaggccttCTTCCCCAATTATTCAACGAAGTGGCGATGAAGCTGGAAATAATAAAACTAGCAGTATGTACCCTGCAGAAGAAGTAGAAGACGATGGCAAACAAAGAGCCTCTTTGGGAGGGCTCCTGCAGGGGCTTTAGCTCTGCCTCCTACAGGAGTTGTGCCAAATGCCTGTTTTGGAAAGGACTCCGCATAGGGAGTCGGTCAAGAGCCGGAGCTATTTACCTGCACAAGAAAAGCttaaaaaacgagcttcgcgtGGCTCCTTGCTATGGATTCACGTCGTTTAGTGtgaaggagccgttttgccaaacgttttccagaacAGCTTCAGCTCCTTCAAAGAAAGCCGaagccattttcagaggagccagagacCCGCCAAGGCCCAAAATAAGCAGCACAACAGGTCGTCGCGCCCGGCTCCTGCGCGAATCCCGCACCGCAAAGTCGCCAGCTGATCGGCGGTAACGCTGTGGTAACCGATGCCACTAGCTCTCCGATCATCATCACTCGCCATCATCTGAAACAGGCCGACTAGACGGACGGCAGTGGAAAAATGTTGGCGCGTCGCGGTCCACGTCCACCCGACCACCCCTGCAGTCTTGGCAAATTGGATTCCATGGAAAACGACCCCCGCGCTCGGCTCGGATCAATCGATGGCGTGAAAGGCGACTTATCTGACCGGTCGGGGAAGCAAGCGTTACTTTACTTCCCGATCCGTCGCGATGACGTGCCCGGCCGGGTCGAGGGACAGGACGCGCGCGCGCGCCCGGGACAAAGTGGCATGGCAGCTCTCACACCGTTCGCGACCCCGCGACACGTTCGAGAATTTCCTGCGGTTCCGCGGACGATTCCCTCCCGGCGAGCGGCGCGGGGCGATCACGAACAGCTAGTAAGCAAGCGAGCCCCCGGCCGCCGATGGTACCGAGAGAGAGCGAGGGGCGTCGCTTTCGGCGGCCGGGGGTGTGTCCCCGGGCTGTAGCCCTGCGCCGCGGCAGGCCTCGCGCGGGCGTCAACACCCATCCGTGTCGCGCCCCCGGCCGGTGGATTAGGTCCCCGTCTTTATGACCAGCGCGCGCGCACGTACGTACGTACCCTGTACACCCAGCCGTGCGCGGCCCGGCTGTGCGTTGACGATGACGCCCACCGCACGTCGATGCAGGGACGCCCGGTACGATCGAGTGGTGGCTACCTGGCTAAAGTGGCTATCGTATCTCGGCTCGCTTGGTCTCCACTGCACGCCATGCCGGCCCTCCCCTCCGCAAGAACTCATGTGCCGGCCCGGGCCGGGCATGCGTGCAACATGTGTGTGTGCCCAGGGCCGGAACTGATCGCATCACGCATTCATCATGACCGGGCGGGCGGGTTATTATCCTGCTGCTCGAGCGAGCGTGTGCACATGATTGCGCGCGTACGTGTCAGTGGACTGCGATGCGAGCGGCAGGTCCAGTGGCTTGGCGCGCGGCCGGGCATGATCATCGGTGCGTATGCGTTGGTGTGGGGGATCGATGATGCACGGAGGGCCCGCCGCCCGGGCGCTCTCTCTGTCACAAGGAGATTTTGGGTGGTGGTGGTCGCATCCCCGCGCGCTCGAGTGCACCCCGTACCAACCCAACACGTCCGCTGTCATGGACAGCCCGGAGGGTGCATGATATCATTGTTTTCTCTCGTTATAAGATGCTCTCTTCTTTGATTGTTATTATTATAAATAACAGATTACCAGCTGCTAATATAATTCACAACATTGTGTTTGTGTCGCATATATATGCTCGTTGATGAGTGAGAAGCGTAAAGATCACATCGTTTATATCAAAATGGAATGGGCTCGTGTAAAATGAGAGAAAGGAATCCTCTACAGTGCATGTGTCTCACTCTCACCTTAATCTGATCAGCTAACCAACCAGTTGTGTCTGCCAACTATCACATACAAAAAGAAGCCTTTATATATTTTTAGTTATATTTATACTACAAAGCATATATATACACAAAAAGAAGGCCAAATATTCTTCGACACACAACTCTCTCCACTATACGCGCATACTTTTAGCTCAACCCTCCTTTGGCTTTTGTCAGCCACTCAGCTCTCATCGCCTGCTATATATACACACAGCTCTCCTGCTCTCTTTCCTTCGCCCTTCCGTGTTCCAATTTCTCCTGCTCTCATCGCCTGCTAGATTCACTCCAGCCCCGGCCCTCTCCATTTCTAATAACTAGCTAGAGCCAGCTACCAGAGCAGCTGCTGCGTAACATACAGTGTATGCACCAGGCAGCATGGCGGAGTGCAAGGACAGCGGCCGGTCTCCGTCGTCGTCCATGGACAGCAGCACCCACCCGGTGCTCTCCACCACGTCATCGGGCTGCCGGCCGGCGGCGAGGAGGGACGACCTCAGCACCGATCTTCGGCTAGGGCTCAGCCTGTCGCCGGCGTCCTCCCTCCTGGTAGCGGAGAGCAAGAGCATCCCTTGTACGCCAAGGTTTCGATTCTATCTATCTTCACCCACAACTCTCTTAATTTCTCCCTTCTTAATTAACTAGTAGCTTCGTACGTGTTAGATGATATCAGCAAGTCGTAGATGCATATGCAAGCGATAAGCTGGCTAAGGCTTCCCCTAGCTAATGGAACAAATTAACTTGGAAGATGCATGGCTGATTCCGGCCGATTATATCTCTTTTCGTTTTTTTCAATTTCAATTCATTACTCACCTTTATTAGATGAATCTGCACCTCACCATTTATCTGTTGGAGATCAATCCTAGTGCGCATGTGCATGGTGAATTAGAGGTTAGAGAGCTATTATGTGGTTCTTCCTGTTCTTCTTTGGATCTCTTCCCACCCACATGGCGGATCATATACGTGAGCCACCATGAGCTCATCATCAGTTCAgtctatttcttttttttttccgttCTCGGATAGTACTCCTATCTCTCATGTATGAATTGAGAAAAGTGTTTCTTTTTCCTGTCCATCACGCGACATAAAAACATGTAATATCTTAGATTTGTCAACTTTCTTGTTTCCACATGCCTAAAAACAGATCTTTGTTTATTATTATCCTACGATAAAATTTcaaatatatttttcataattACTTTTAGTAGTGGTTCCTAATTAAAGAGAAACTATGATCTGAATTCTGACATGTGAAACAAACTGTCTTGAATTTAGTATTGTGGTTTATTTTTTATCTTGCAACATTTTTTTCCTCAATTTTCTCGAGGGCATAAGTTTCTTTCAGTTTTCGATCAACTTGATTACTTGGTCATACTACCCCAAAAATAATACTTGATCATACTACAAAGTACAAACAAAGGAGAGCTATAAAATAATCAGATTTTCACCGAGCCAGACATTTTAATTTAGTATTCTTAAGAGTATAACCTTAGCCTTAATTGATCATTGATATCTTCACAACAACTTTCATATTTGTTTTGTCGTTATCATATCTCTAAAATATACAGCATCCCGATTAATGTCCCAACAGTACTCTCCATCCAATTGGTTCCCTTGTGCACGTCATCTACATTTATTAACAACAATTTCAACACGAACGGATGGTGATGGGCAGGAACCGAGTACTCCCGGATTGGCCCCCGATCAAACCGTTCCTTAGAAGCGCCTTGACAGCCTCGGCACGCCGACGGCGAACATTTTTCGTGAAGGTGTACATGGAAGGCGTTCCAATCGGTCGGAAGCTGGACTTGCTCTTGCTGGATGGGTACGACAGCCTCCTAGCGAAACTCCACCACATGTTCAAGGCCTCCATCACTTGTAAGTATGCATCTAAAGTTCATTACCACAGATTTTTAAGGATTGGAAcctaaaaagaaaaaaggaaaacgtCAAACCATGATGGATGCAGAAATGGATATACCCACATAATTGAACGATAGAATAGATTGTAATTATTCCATGCCAACACTAGCTTTTCTTAATTGGGATTCTAGCCACTAGCACTAGACCACGCACAAATTTGAATTATTTAATTTTTGGAGGAATTCCTGCCTCACACTTTAAATTGGATAGATAAACTTCAAGACATGATGTCACATCTTGCTATGTCATTATATTGTATTGCAATGCTTGCCAGTCCCTCTATAATATGTGATATGATTAGATGCTGATGTTATGGAGTACCATCAACGTGTTCCTCACCAGAAGGCTGCACATGTCCTCACCTATGAAGACCAGGATGGAGACTGGATGATGGTTGGGGATGTACCGTGGGAGTATGTTTCTTCTCTGCTTAAATGATTCACTTGCATTACCATTTACTGTTAGTTAATCTTGTCTCTGTCCATTGTTCTGGCAGGCTCTTCCTTGGAAGTGTAAAGAAACTGAGGATTGCAAGAACAGATAAATGCTAGTTAGCAAGCTTATTCATGCGGtggactctatatttatttcttctTTTTATATAGGTTCATTAAGAAAGATTTTGCTGAACAGAGTGGACATGTGATGCTGAGGCTATACTAACCGTGTACAGTATACTGAAGAAAAGTCAACCTTGCTACCTTCCCTAGAAAATTAAATTTTggtattttatgtttccttttctgtttCTTTGACTGCCTTGTAAATACCATGGTTAAAGAACAGGCAATTTGTATGAAGAATATTATAATTCCAAGATATATATCTTCGTGCAAGTAAGTAGTAGTATATGCAAACCTTTTCTTGTTATTTAGTACTACGGTTACAAAAAACGATAACATGGTGTTATAAGGATTACAGAAAACTAATCACTAGTAGTCTCTTAGTGCAGTGCAGCAAGTGAAAGAGAGATATTTTCCCTTTTCTTGAAACCACATAATTCCAATTTTGCTTTATCCTTTAATAAAATGAATGGAGCAAAATTGTACTGCCATTTTGAGCTTGGGTTC includes:
- the LOC136455965 gene encoding auxin-responsive protein IAA4-like, yielding MAECKDSGRSPSSSMDSSTHPVLSTTSSGCRPAARRDDLSTDLRLGLSLSPASSLLVAESKSIPCTPRNRVLPDWPPIKPFLRSALTASARRRRTFFVKVYMEGVPIGRKLDLLLLDGYDSLLAKLHHMFKASITYADVMEYHQRVPHQKAAHVLTYEDQDGDWMMVGDVPWELFLGSVKKLRIARTDKC